From Rutidosis leptorrhynchoides isolate AG116_Rl617_1_P2 chromosome 3, CSIRO_AGI_Rlap_v1, whole genome shotgun sequence, a single genomic window includes:
- the LOC139901355 gene encoding uncharacterized protein, with the protein MDAYLKIVDDDSSDDEMLLSVMRSCAEELDREADEGPSQRPRRPRIYIPRDREGAAVRLHRDYFAVQPTFPDHKFRRRYRMSLQLFERIIADNFCLCVTDLYQQEYLRKLTAHDIQRIYKRHERRHGFRGMLGSIDCMHWEWKNCLVAWQGSNNDINVLNRSPLFDSLKNGSTPPSPFTVNGNDYTHGYYLADGIYPDWATLIKAYQSPTDEPSTKFTRFQESARKDVERTFGVLQGRFNILRVPGRAWRAKKMHRI; encoded by the exons ATGGATGCCTATTTAAAGATCGTCGACGATGATTCTTCGGACGATGAAATGTTATTAAGTGTTATGCGTTCGTGTGCCGAAGAGCTAGACCGAGAAGCTGATGAGGGCCCAAGTCAGCGACCTCGACGACCCCGAATCTATATCCCTAGGGATCGCGAAGGTGCGGCTGTACGTCTACACAGAGACTATTTTGCTGTACAACCTACGTTTCCCGATCACAAATTTAGAAGACGTTATCGGATGAGTCTGCAATTATTCGAGCGTATCATAGCAG ACAACTTTTGTTTGTGTGTTACTGATTTGTACCAACAAGAATATCTACGTAAACTAACTGCACATGATATTCAACGAATATACAAAAGGCACGAAAGAAGGCATGGTTTTAGGGGGATGCTTGGGAGCATCGATTGTATGCACTGGGAATGGAAGAATTGTCTCGTTGCATGGCAAG GTTCCAACAATGACATCAATGTGTTAAACCGTTCCCCGTTGTTTGATTCTCTTAAGAACGGTTCCACTCCACCTTCACCATTTACAGTAAATGGTAATGACTACACACATGGTTATTATCTCGCTGACGGTATTTATCCGGATTGGGCTACACTTATCAAAGCATACCAATCCCCAACCGACGAGCCATCAACAAAGTTTACACGTTTTCAAGAAAGTGCACGAAAAGATGTCGAACGAACATTTGGTGT